Genomic DNA from Leptolyngbya sp. NIES-2104:
CAGCGGCACAAGAAATAGTTGGGAAAGCTTTTAATTACGTTTTGACGCTTGACAAAGCCGTCAGGATTGGTGGAAGCATACACAAACTGGTGGAGGGTCTGAAAGATTATTTGCCGCTTCTGCCACCAAGTTAAACTGTAGACATCAATTTTCCTAGCGACAGTAATTTTTGCTCTTCTGCGTCCGCCGCAGAAGTCCTAACTGAATGAAAATCACCCAAATGCACATCTGCGCTGATTTCGAGCGGTTTTTTATTGAACTAAAATTGAACCGCGATCGCAATGAGGAAACGCGGGTTTGAGGGCGATTGTATTACGCTCACCAGTCCAAGTTTAGTCCAGTGCCTGTAGTGTGAGATGTAGTATCCCCTTTAGACAGGTCGCAGCCAGCGCGAAGAATTCTGCAATTCTTCGCCTTAGGCAGTTTGCAACAGGCAACGCGATCAGATGAAATTCGAGGATAATGAGATATCGAATTCTGGTCGCCGTTCATGACTCAGCAACTTTTCGACACCCAAGAAATCGTCACCGAGATTGACGTGAGCCATTTGACGATCGAGGACGATACCCCTGTGGACAATTTGCAATCTGAGAAACAGCAGCGGCTATTAGTCGAACCACTCTACAGTTCTAAGCCGTTGCCGTCACCGTTTCTGACGGCTGCCAATGTGGGGTTGTTCTATAAATTGAAGGGCGATCCAGTCGTTCCCGATGTGATGCTGAGTCTTGGTGTGCAGTGCGCCGACGACTTCTCGAAGAAGCAGAATCGATCGTACTTTGTGTGGGAGTTTGGCAAACTGCCAGAGGTCTGTGTTGAAATCGTCTCGAATCAGGAAGGCGACGAGCTGACATTAAGCCGGAAGTCGCGGCAGAAGGGAAAGACAACCATCAAGAAAGACTTGTATGCTCAAATTCGCATTCCTTACTACGTAGTGTTTGACCCGTTGCAGCAGATTCAGGGCAAAGACGACATGAATGAAGCGCTATTGCGGGTATGGGCGAGTGCTCCTGATGGCTACACCGAACTGACTCCCGCTGAAGGAGTTAGCGAAGTAGGACAACCGATTTGGTTGAATGCAGTGGGCTTGGGCTTGGTGCTGTGGGAAGGACAGTTTGAGGAAGACGTGACGCGGACCTGGTTGCGCTGGTGCGATCGGGCTGGGCAAGTGATTCCAACTGGCGCAGAACGAGCGGATGAAGCAGAAGAACGGGTAGACCAGGCAGAAGAACGGGCGGGTGAAGCAGAGCAAAAAGCTCAGAGATTATCTGAGTGCCTACGAGCAATGGGCATCAATCCAGACGAAATCTAACCCAGCATTGAGCCTAATATCTTTAAGGTATTAGAGGTTTAGCTGTTTCCTCAACTCTTCAGGAGTCCGGACTTCAGCCCAGTTCACCGGAGCAGATGCCAATAAATCAATGGCGACCTGAATGAGATGCTGTGGATAGCAGCGATCGCTAGCAGGTACAGGATCAGGGTTGTTGTCTCTAACTTGGCGAGCGATATCCGCGAGCCATTCTTGTTGCTCACGCGCAATTTTGATATTAATCGTCACTGGCTTTTCAACCTTCTTCAGCTTCTTTTGCTCTTTTGATTTGGCAGGAAGGCTAACAATTTCTACTTCTGGTTGTGAGGTTTCTGGTGCTTCAGGTTGTGTCGTTGAAGTTGGAAATTCTGGAGTCGATCGCCCAAAATCACTGAGCTTTCCTAGCCCGCCCATTCGTTTTGTCATGGCTGTACCTTCCAGAGCTTCGCAACTTCTTTTGCCAATGACTTATAGGCAACCGCCCCCGCTGATTTGGGCGCGTATTCTAAAATGGGCTGCTGTTGCGCGATCGACTCT
This window encodes:
- a CDS encoding Uma2 family endonuclease, translated to MTQQLFDTQEIVTEIDVSHLTIEDDTPVDNLQSEKQQRLLVEPLYSSKPLPSPFLTAANVGLFYKLKGDPVVPDVMLSLGVQCADDFSKKQNRSYFVWEFGKLPEVCVEIVSNQEGDELTLSRKSRQKGKTTIKKDLYAQIRIPYYVVFDPLQQIQGKDDMNEALLRVWASAPDGYTELTPAEGVSEVGQPIWLNAVGLGLVLWEGQFEEDVTRTWLRWCDRAGQVIPTGAERADEAEERVDQAEERAGEAEQKAQRLSECLRAMGINPDEI